The following coding sequences lie in one Zingiber officinale cultivar Zhangliang chromosome 2B, Zo_v1.1, whole genome shotgun sequence genomic window:
- the LOC122046152 gene encoding EG45-like domain containing protein yields the protein MACSVIERSMEAMLLLLFFLNHFTEVAGDVGTAASYDPPYLPTKCPDYSSLDQLPETGLFVAAGSGVWDNGAACGRKYQVRCLSGLRRPCKDGSIIVEVVDYCRSSPCPATFLLSNKAFGAVSRIPNAKINIEFTEV from the exons ATGGCTTGTTCAGTGATTGAGAGGTCCATGGAGGCAATGCTGCTGCTTTTGTTCTTCCTAAATCATTTCACTGAAGTTGCAGGGGATGTAGGCACTGCTGCATCATATGATCCTCCATATCTTC CAACAAAGTGCCCGGACTACAGCAGCTTGGATCAGTTGCCAGAGACCGGGCTGTTTGTGGCGGCTGGCAGTGGCGTGTGGGACAACGGTGCAGCCTGCGGCAGGAAGTACCAGGTCCGGTGCCTCAGCGGCCTCCGACGGCCCTGCAAAGATGGCTCCATTATAGTCGAAGTAGTCGATTACTGCAGGTCCAGTCCCTGCCCTGCCACCTTCCTTTTGTCCAACAAAGCCTTCGGCGCCGTTTCCAGGATTCCCAATGCAAAGATCAACATCGAGTTCACGGA AGTATGA
- the LOC122046153 gene encoding adenine nucleotide transporter BT1, chloroplastic/mitochondrial-like: MADKRLQAVEKNSGWLLQPFPELGFSWNIHDGLLPSGGLFASVGQVGVGLGVSSKSPSVTPEAGYQVVGTPAESTGDVTSYVEEALVKKKKNILQVRIKVRNPHLRRLLSGGIAGAVSRTCVAPLETIRTHLMVGSNGNSTTEVFQTIMKTEGWTGLFRGNFVNVIRVAPSKAIELFAFDTAKKVLTPKEGEQPKIPIPPSLVAGAFAGVSSTLCTYPLELLKTRLTIQRDVYDNLLHAFVKIVREEGPAELFRGLTPSLIGVVPYAATNYFAYDSLKKLYRKTFKKDEIGNIATLLIGSASGAISSSATFPLEVARKHMQVGAVGGRQVYKNMLHALLSILEQEGIGGLYKGLGPSCMKLVPAAGISFMCYEACKKILIDENEKTL; this comes from the exons ATGGCAGATAAGAGATTGCAAGCGGTTGAGAAGAATAGTGGCTGGCTTCTTCAACCATTCCCAGAACTGGGTTTCTCATGGAATATTCATGACGGTTTGTTGCCCTCCGGTGGCTTGTTTGCGAGTGTTGGTCAGGTGGGAGTTGGGCTTGGGGTTTCTTCAAAATCTCCTAGTGTGACACCTGAGGCAGGTTATCAGGTTGTTGGGACTCCCGCTGAGTCCACCGGGGATGTGACCAGTTATGTGGAAGAAGCTTTGgttaaaaagaagaaaaacataCTGCAAGTAAGAATTAAGGTCAGGAATCCTCATTTGAGAAGATTGCTCAGTGGAGGAATTGCTGGTGCAGTGTCGCGGACTTGTGTCGCACCTCTGGAAACAATTAGGACACATCTTATGGTTGGGAGCAATGGGAACTCAACGACAGAAGTTTTCCAGACTATTATGAAGACAGAGGGGTGGACGGGCCTCTTTCGTGGTAATTTTGTCAATGTCATCCGTGTTGCCCCCAGCAAGGCCATTGAG TTATTCGCTTTCGATACAGCCAAGAAGGTTTTGACTCCCAAGGAAGGCGAACAACCAAAGATTCCGATTCCCCCCTCATTGGTTGCTGGGGCATTTGCTGGAGTCAGCTCAACCCTATGCACGTATCCTTTAGAACTACTAAAGACGCGACTAACCATACAG AGAGACGTTTACGACAATCTTCTGCACGCATTTGTGAAAATTGTTCGAGAGGAAGGTCCCGCAGAGCTCTTTAGAGGTCTCACTCCGAGCCTCATAGGAGTCGTGCCATATGCCGCCACCAATTACTTTGCTTACGACTCCTTAAAGAAACTTTACAGGAAGACCTTCAAAAAAGATGAAATAGGAAACATCGCCACCCTTCTGATCGGTTCGGCCTCCGGTGCTATTTCGAGCAGTGCTACATTTCCTCTTGAAGTTGCACGGAAGCATATGCAGGTCGGAGCTGTCGGAGGTAGGCAGGTCTACAAGAATATGCTTCACGCTCTTCTGAGCATACTGGAACAGGAGGGAATCGGGGGGCTTTACAAAGGTCTGGGGCCAAGTTGTATGAAGCTGGTACCGGCCGCCGGGATCTCATTCATGTGCTATGAGGCTTGCAAGAAGATCTTAATCGATGAGAATGAGAAGACACTCTAG